CGTGGTCTTCTTCAGCTTGCAGTCGGCGAAGGCGGTGACGTAGGTCAGCCGGCCCTGCTCGATCAGGGCGACCACGTCGTGGTTGAGGTGCAGGGCGCGCACGCCGACCTCGGGGCCACCGGCGTTCGCGATCTTCTGCGAGTACACGGCGCCGGTCGCGGTGCGGAAACCCTTGCGGGTGTCGCTGACCCAGACCTGGTCGTTGCGGCCGTCGCCGTCGATGTCGCCGGCGTCGGCACGGGCGGCGCCCTTCGGCACCGTCTTGTCGTTGGCGGCGCAGCCCTTGGTGGCCGCCGTGTTCACGGTGGTGCCGCCGGTCGAGGCCTGCGCCGTGCCGGCCAGTCCCAGGCTGCTCACGGCCAGGGCGCCGGCACCCAGCACCGCCGCGATCGTCTTGGCTCCCAGGGTGTTTCGCATGATTCAGGTCCCTCTCAGGAGGAGATGTCCGGTCACCTCGGCAACCGGCGTACAACCAGTGAGATGCGGCCGGGACGCCGATCGGTCGCAAATTATTGAGTGATCCAGGTCACAGCAAGCCGCAGCGCCGCTTCTGTGACAGAACGGTGAAACCCGACCGGACCCATGGCGATTTCTGCATATTGCTGCATACAGTGACATGCAGTTGTGCAACCCGCCGTCGCGTCCGAGGAGAGTCACCGTGGAAGAGATCAGCTGGCAGGACGAGGACGTGCGCAAGGGCTTCGCCGCCATCGCGCAGGCGTCCCCCTTCGTCTATGGCCTGACCAACTACATCGCGGCCAACCTGAGCGCCAACGTGCTGCTCGCGGTCGGCGCCGGCCCGGCCATCGGTGCCGCCTCGGACTGGACCCGCACCTTCCCGGCCGGGGCCGGCGGGGTGTGGATCAACACCGCGGGCCTGATGAGCAGCATCGAGGAGACCTTCACCGAGGTCGCCCGCACCGCCCGGGCCGCGGGCACGCCCTGGGTGCTCGACCCGGTGGCGGTCGGTGCCGGGGCCGCGGAGTACGACGCGTTCGTGAAGTCGCTGCTGGAGTTCCGGCCGGCGATCATCCGGGGCAACGCCAGCGAGCTGATCGCCCTGGGCGGCGGCGCGGCGCTGGGCAAGGGCGTGGAGACCACGGCCAGCTCGGCCGAGGCCGTGGACGCCATCGCCGCGATCGCGCGGGCCACCGGGGCCGTGGTCGCGGTCAGCGGACCGGTCGACTACATCACCGACGGCACCACGACCGTGGCCGTCCCGGGTGGGGACGCCCGGCTGACGCAGGTCACCGGGGCCGGTTGCAGTCTCGGCGCGCTCTGCGCCGCCGCCGCGGCGGCGGGCAACGACCCGTTCAGCGCCGCCCGGATCGCGCACGCCGCCTACGCGGCCGCCGCCGAGAGGGCCGGGGCCCGCACGACGGGGACCGGGTCGTTCGCGGTCGCCCTGGTGGACGAGCTGTCGCTGCTGACGGCCTGACGGTCTGTTCGTCGTCCCTCAAAGCTCTTGATCGAAAGGACATCCGCCGGATGATGCACCTGGCCGCCTTCATGAACGCCGGTCCGCAGGGAACCGTGGGCTGGCGACACCCCCAGGCCGGCGACGGCTTCCTCACCACCGCGCACTACGCCCACATCGCCCGGGTGCTCGAGGACGCCTGTTTCGACTTCGCTTTCGTGCCGGACGCCCTCGCCGTGCCGAGGAGCCTGGGCGACTCGTTCGAGCCGGCCGTGAAGTGGGGCTCCGGCACGCCGCGCCTGGACCCGATGCCGGTGATCACCACGATGGCGGCGGTGACCACGAAACTCGGTGTGGCGGCCACCATGTCGACCGGATACCAGGAGCCGTACAACGTGGCACGCAGCCTGTCCACGCTCGACCACCTGACCGGCGGCCGGGCCGGGTGGAACGTCGTCACCAGTTTCCAGGACGCCGAGGCGCAGAACTTCGGCCAGGACAAGCTGCCCGACCGGGCCACGCGCTACCGCCGGGCCGAGGAGTTCCTCGAGGTCAGCACCCGGTTGTGGGACAGCTGGTCGGACGACGTGCTGGTGCGCGACAAGGACACCGGCGTGTTCGGCCGTCCCGACCAGGTGGAGGCGGTCGACCACGAGGGCGAGTTCTTCCGCGTGCAGGGCCCGCTGAGTGTGCCCCGCCCGCCGCAGGGCTACCCGGTGATCATCCAGGCCGGTGCCTCACCGGCCGGCCGGGACTTCGCCTCGCGCTGGGCCGACGTGATCTTCTGCTCGCACGAGTCGCTGGCCTCGGGCATCGACTTCTACGCCGACATCAAGCAGCGCGCGGCCTCTTTCGGGCGCGACCCGTCGCAGATCAAGGTGCTGCCCGCCGCCACCGTGGTGGTCGGCACCGACTACCGGGACGCGATGGCCCGGCACGAGGCGTTCGCCGAGCTGGTCTCGGTGGAGGCCGGGTTGTCCCGGCTGGCCTACCACGTGAACGTGGACCTGACGAAATATGATCTGGACGGCCCGCTTCCGTCGCTGGAGGTGGTGGGCGTGGAGGGTCACTACCGCGAGGTGGTGGAGTTCGCCGAGCGGGAGAAGCTGACCGTGGCCGAGATCGGCCGCTGGTACGGCGCCCGCACCGAGGGCAACATGATCGGCTCGGCCGCCGACATCGCCGA
The Kineosporia corallincola DNA segment above includes these coding regions:
- a CDS encoding hydroxyethylthiazole kinase; this translates as MEEISWQDEDVRKGFAAIAQASPFVYGLTNYIAANLSANVLLAVGAGPAIGAASDWTRTFPAGAGGVWINTAGLMSSIEETFTEVARTARAAGTPWVLDPVAVGAGAAEYDAFVKSLLEFRPAIIRGNASELIALGGGAALGKGVETTASSAEAVDAIAAIARATGAVVAVSGPVDYITDGTTTVAVPGGDARLTQVTGAGCSLGALCAAAAAAGNDPFSAARIAHAAYAAAAERAGARTTGTGSFAVALVDELSLLTA
- a CDS encoding LLM class flavin-dependent oxidoreductase, producing MHLAAFMNAGPQGTVGWRHPQAGDGFLTTAHYAHIARVLEDACFDFAFVPDALAVPRSLGDSFEPAVKWGSGTPRLDPMPVITTMAAVTTKLGVAATMSTGYQEPYNVARSLSTLDHLTGGRAGWNVVTSFQDAEAQNFGQDKLPDRATRYRRAEEFLEVSTRLWDSWSDDVLVRDKDTGVFGRPDQVEAVDHEGEFFRVQGPLSVPRPPQGYPVIIQAGASPAGRDFASRWADVIFCSHESLASGIDFYADIKQRAASFGRDPSQIKVLPAATVVVGTDYRDAMARHEAFAELVSVEAGLSRLAYHVNVDLTKYDLDGPLPSLEVVGVEGHYREVVEFAEREKLTVAEIGRWYGARTEGNMIGSAADIADTMQQWLDAGAADGFMIQATHVPGAFEDVAREVVPELQRRGLFRTAYGEDETLRDRLGLRRPERGEWRNRAASVVKK